Proteins encoded within one genomic window of Rhodospirillales bacterium:
- the lepA gene encoding elongation factor 4 has product MTTDLSLIRNFSIVAHIDHGKSTLADRLIQMCGALPEREMREQVLDSMDIERERGITIKAQTVRLAYTAKDGRAYQLNLMDTPGHVDFAYEVSRSLAACEGALLVVDATQGVEAQTLANAYLAIGNDLEIVPILNKIDLPAAEPEKVRKQIEDVIGLDASNAIPISAKSGLGVDLVLEAIVTRLPPPAGERNATLRALLVDSWYDSYLGVMILVRIKDGTIRRGMKIRLMATGADYQVEQVGVFTPKPMKVDELGPGEVGFLTAAIKTVADTHVGDTVTDARSPCAEPLPGFKPSVPVVFCGLYPSDAAQFEDLRDSLQKLRLNDASFHFETESSAALGFGFRCGFLGLLHLEIVQERLEREFNLDLVTTAPSVVYRVHLTDGTTKELHNPVDMPDPARISRIEEPWIKATIMVPDAHLGGILKLCEDRRGEQVELTYVGDRVMLIYNLPLNEVVFDFYDRLKSVSRGYASFDYELTPYREGDLVKITILVNGDPVDALAFIAHRSHAESRGRQICERLKDLIPRQLFKIAIQAAIGGRVIARETVSALRKDVTAKCYGGDITRKRKLLEKQKEGKKRMRQFGKVEIPQSAFLAALKTGDD; this is encoded by the coding sequence ATGACGACCGATCTCTCGCTGATCCGCAATTTTTCGATCGTCGCCCACATCGACCACGGCAAGTCGACGCTCGCCGACCGGTTGATCCAGATGTGCGGCGCGCTGCCCGAACGCGAAATGCGCGAGCAAGTGCTCGATTCCATGGATATCGAGCGCGAGCGCGGCATCACCATCAAGGCGCAGACCGTGCGGCTGGCCTACACCGCCAAAGACGGCAGAGCCTACCAGCTCAACCTGATGGACACCCCCGGCCACGTGGATTTCGCCTACGAGGTCAGCCGTTCGCTCGCCGCGTGCGAAGGCGCGTTGCTCGTGGTCGATGCGACCCAGGGGGTCGAGGCGCAAACGCTGGCCAACGCCTATCTCGCCATCGGCAACGATCTCGAAATCGTGCCGATCCTCAACAAGATCGATCTGCCCGCCGCCGAACCCGAAAAAGTCCGCAAGCAGATCGAGGATGTGATCGGTCTCGACGCGTCGAACGCGATTCCGATTTCCGCCAAAAGCGGCCTTGGCGTCGATCTGGTGCTGGAAGCGATCGTCACGCGGCTGCCGCCGCCCGCGGGCGAGCGCAACGCAACCTTGCGCGCCCTCCTGGTCGATTCCTGGTACGATTCCTACCTCGGGGTCATGATCCTGGTTCGCATCAAGGACGGGACCATCCGCCGGGGCATGAAAATCCGACTGATGGCGACGGGCGCGGATTACCAAGTCGAACAGGTGGGCGTGTTCACGCCGAAGCCGATGAAAGTGGACGAACTCGGCCCCGGCGAAGTCGGCTTTCTCACCGCCGCGATCAAGACGGTGGCCGACACCCATGTCGGCGACACCGTCACCGATGCCCGAAGCCCTTGCGCCGAACCGCTGCCGGGCTTCAAGCCCTCCGTCCCGGTGGTGTTCTGCGGTCTTTATCCCTCGGACGCCGCGCAATTCGAGGATTTGCGCGATTCCCTGCAGAAACTTCGTCTCAACGACGCCAGCTTCCACTTCGAGACCGAATCGTCCGCCGCTCTCGGCTTCGGTTTTCGTTGCGGGTTCCTCGGCCTGCTGCACCTCGAGATCGTGCAGGAACGGCTCGAGCGCGAATTCAACCTCGATCTGGTCACCACCGCGCCGAGCGTCGTCTACCGTGTCCACCTCACCGACGGTACGACGAAGGAACTGCACAATCCGGTCGACATGCCCGATCCCGCGCGCATCTCCCGAATCGAGGAACCTTGGATCAAGGCCACCATCATGGTGCCCGACGCGCACCTCGGCGGCATCCTCAAGCTCTGCGAGGACCGGCGCGGCGAACAGGTGGAGCTGACCTACGTCGGCGACCGGGTCATGCTGATCTACAACCTGCCGCTCAACGAGGTGGTATTCGATTTCTACGATCGGCTCAAATCCGTCTCGCGCGGCTATGCGAGCTTCGATTACGAGTTGACCCCTTACCGCGAAGGCGACTTGGTCAAGATTACGATCCTGGTCAACGGCGACCCGGTCGACGCGCTCGCGTTCATCGCCCATCGTTCGCACGCCGAATCGCGCGGCCGGCAGATTTGCGAGCGGCTCAAGGATTTGATCCCGCGCCAGCTGTTCAAGATCGCCATTCAGGCGGCGATCGGCGGGCGGGTCATCGCGCGCGAAACCGTAAGCGCGCTGCGCAAGGACGTGACCGCGAAATGCTACGGCGGCGACATCACGCGCAAAAGAAAGCTGCTCGAAAAACAGAAGGAAGGCAAAAAGCGGATGCGCCAGTTCGGCAAGGTCGAGATTCCGCAGTCGGCGTTCCTGGCCGCCCTCAAGACAGGGGACGATTGA
- a CDS encoding ABC transporter substrate-binding protein, with protein MKRRQFFRTAGVAGIAATALARPAIAQGQPEIKWRLASSFPKSLDTLYGAAEVVAKRVAAMTDNKFQIQVFAGGEVVPGLQVLDAVQAGTVECGHTALYYYVGKDPTFAFDTAIPFGLNCRMQTAWILQGGGLELIREFLKSYNVVNFPCGNTGAQMGGWYRKEIKKIDDLKGLKMRIGGFAGQVLSRVGVVPQQIAGGDIYPALEKGTIDAAEWVGPYDDEKLGFHKVAKYYYYPGWWEGGPQLSLVVGLRQWESLPPAYKAALETACHEGYNWMIAKYDAGNPAALKRLVAGGAQMRAFPKEVMDACFQAANELYAETAAKNASFKKIYDAFVKFREDQFTWWQFAEARFDGYMIGATRPKRG; from the coding sequence ATGAAACGGCGTCAATTCTTCAGGACCGCCGGCGTGGCCGGCATCGCTGCCACCGCCCTGGCCAGACCCGCCATCGCGCAGGGCCAGCCGGAGATCAAATGGCGCCTCGCCTCCAGCTTCCCCAAGAGCCTCGATACCCTCTACGGCGCGGCCGAGGTCGTTGCCAAGCGCGTCGCCGCAATGACCGACAACAAGTTCCAGATCCAGGTGTTCGCGGGGGGCGAAGTCGTGCCCGGGCTGCAGGTTCTGGACGCGGTTCAGGCCGGCACCGTCGAGTGCGGCCACACCGCCCTCTACTACTACGTAGGGAAGGATCCGACGTTTGCCTTCGATACCGCCATCCCCTTCGGCTTGAACTGCCGCATGCAGACGGCGTGGATACTTCAGGGCGGCGGGCTCGAACTGATCCGAGAGTTTCTCAAGAGCTACAACGTCGTCAACTTCCCGTGCGGCAACACCGGCGCGCAGATGGGCGGATGGTATCGCAAGGAAATCAAGAAAATTGACGATCTCAAGGGACTCAAGATGCGGATCGGCGGATTCGCCGGACAAGTATTGAGCCGGGTCGGCGTGGTGCCGCAACAGATCGCGGGCGGCGACATCTATCCGGCCCTGGAAAAAGGCACCATCGATGCGGCCGAATGGGTCGGCCCCTACGACGACGAAAAACTCGGCTTCCACAAGGTCGCGAAATACTACTACTACCCCGGCTGGTGGGAAGGCGGGCCGCAGCTTTCATTAGTCGTCGGTCTCAGGCAATGGGAAAGCCTGCCGCCGGCCTATAAGGCGGCGCTGGAGACGGCCTGTCACGAAGGCTATAACTGGATGATCGCCAAGTATGACGCCGGAAATCCGGCGGCGTTGAAGCGTCTGGTCGCCGGTGGTGCCCAGATGCGGGCTTTTCCGAAGGAGGTGATGGACGCGTGTTTCCAGGCGGCCAACGAGCTGTACGCCGAAACCGCGGCCAAGAACGCCAGCTTCAAGAAAATCTACGACGCGTTCGTGAAATTCCGCGAGGATCAGTTTACCTGGTGGCAGTTCGCCGAGGCCCGGTTCGACGGCTACATGATCGGCGCTACGCGTCCCAAAAGGGGATAG
- a CDS encoding TRAP transporter large permease subunit — MPLLMFGGLVVFTLIGYPVAFSLAAVGLFFGLIGIEIGLFPVDFLGAIPLRIFGGVLSNDLLLAIPFFTFMGMILERCGLAEDMLDSMGQLFGPARGGLGYSVILVGFILGAVTGTVAAQVIAMALISLPVMMRYKYNMRYATGVLAASGTITQLVPPSLVLVVLADQLGKSVGDMYLGAWGPSLLQIALFAGYTFLLGLAKPEWMPPVPKADRTLQGWALWLKCLAGIIPSAVLIFLVLGTMMLGLATPTEAGAVGAVGALVLAVLHHPKLGRDGRWAMWIGTAGVGVAVAAVIFLKDIHLLFRIALAVAYLAVAWLVVKAIRLDDLRDLIVQAYQRTMRLTAMVVFILIGATAFSTVFQGIGGGVWIEHLLTSIPGGVWGFLIFINLFIFFLAFFLDFFEIAFIVLPLIAPTAQKLLAPIVGPDAALIWFGVMVCVNMQTSFMHPPFGFALFYLRGVAPPEVRSSDIYWGAIPWVLLQLVMVGLVIAYPKLVTVFLHAPLDVDLNTIIIESPEPAYDLDTPQVEPEPKR, encoded by the coding sequence ATGCCGCTCTTGATGTTCGGCGGCCTGGTGGTGTTTACCCTGATCGGCTACCCGGTGGCATTCTCGCTTGCCGCCGTCGGCCTGTTTTTCGGATTGATCGGGATCGAAATCGGACTCTTTCCCGTCGACTTCCTGGGCGCGATTCCGCTGCGCATCTTCGGCGGGGTTTTATCCAACGACTTGCTGTTGGCCATCCCTTTTTTCACGTTCATGGGCATGATCCTGGAACGCTGCGGTTTGGCGGAGGACATGCTCGATTCCATGGGACAACTGTTCGGTCCCGCCCGCGGCGGCCTGGGATATTCGGTCATTCTGGTCGGGTTCATCCTCGGCGCGGTCACGGGCACGGTTGCCGCGCAGGTCATCGCCATGGCGCTGATCTCGCTTCCGGTCATGATGCGCTACAAGTACAACATGCGCTACGCGACGGGCGTGCTGGCGGCATCGGGAACCATTACCCAACTCGTCCCGCCGTCCCTGGTGCTGGTGGTTTTGGCCGATCAACTCGGCAAATCCGTGGGCGACATGTATCTCGGCGCCTGGGGCCCGTCGCTGCTGCAAATAGCGCTTTTCGCCGGTTATACGTTCTTGCTTGGCCTTGCCAAGCCCGAGTGGATGCCGCCGGTGCCCAAAGCCGACCGGACATTGCAGGGCTGGGCGCTGTGGCTTAAATGCCTGGCCGGCATCATCCCGTCGGCCGTGCTCATTTTCCTGGTGCTCGGCACGATGATGCTGGGCCTCGCCACTCCGACGGAAGCGGGCGCAGTCGGGGCGGTCGGCGCCCTCGTCCTCGCGGTGCTGCACCATCCGAAGTTGGGGCGCGACGGCCGCTGGGCCATGTGGATCGGCACCGCCGGTGTCGGTGTCGCCGTCGCGGCCGTTATTTTTCTCAAGGACATTCATCTTCTCTTTCGGATCGCTCTCGCCGTAGCTTATCTTGCCGTCGCTTGGCTCGTGGTGAAGGCGATCAGGCTCGACGATTTGCGCGACTTAATCGTGCAGGCTTACCAGCGGACCATGCGCCTGACCGCCATGGTCGTCTTTATCCTCATCGGAGCGACTGCCTTCTCGACCGTGTTCCAAGGCATCGGCGGCGGCGTTTGGATCGAGCACCTGCTGACTTCGATTCCGGGCGGCGTTTGGGGATTTCTGATCTTCATCAACCTGTTCATCTTCTTCCTTGCGTTTTTCCTCGATTTCTTCGAGATCGCGTTCATCGTTTTGCCCTTGATTGCTCCGACCGCGCAGAAACTCCTGGCGCCGATCGTCGGCCCGGATGCCGCGTTGATCTGGTTCGGCGTCATGGTGTGCGTCAACATGCAAACGTCGTTCATGCACCCGCCGTTCGGCTTCGCCTTGTTCTACCTGCGCGGCGTCGCGCCGCCCGAGGTGCGCAGTTCCGACATCTATTGGGGCGCAATCCCGTGGGTGCTGCTCCAGCTCGTCATGGTCGGCTTGGTGATCGCCTATCCGAAGCTGGTGACCGTCTTTCTGCACGCGCCGTTGGACGTGGATCTGAATACGATCATCATCGAGAGTCCCGAACCGGCCTACGACCTCGACACGCCACAGGTTGAGCCCGAACCCAAGCGCTGA
- a CDS encoding TRAP transporter small permease subunit, whose translation MQALLRLSRAIDWINDHFGRFAGWMIVLSCAVSAANAMIRYAFGISSNAFLEVQWYMFAAAVLLGTSLTLRRNEHIRIDIIYLCYSDTAKHWVEIFGTLFFLLPMCLLMAWLSWPFFYESFLINEQSNNAGGLVRWPVKFLVPCGFVLLAAQGISQIIKRIAALRGRIAVDSRYERPLQ comes from the coding sequence ATGCAAGCGCTTCTCCGACTGAGCCGCGCGATCGATTGGATCAACGATCATTTCGGCCGATTCGCCGGCTGGATGATCGTTTTGTCCTGCGCCGTCAGTGCCGCCAACGCCATGATCCGCTATGCCTTCGGCATAAGCTCCAATGCCTTTCTTGAGGTGCAATGGTACATGTTCGCGGCCGCCGTCCTGCTGGGAACGTCATTGACCCTGCGGCGCAACGAGCATATCCGCATCGACATTATATATCTGTGTTACTCCGACACGGCGAAGCATTGGGTCGAAATATTCGGAACCCTGTTCTTCCTCCTGCCGATGTGCCTGCTGATGGCCTGGCTTTCATGGCCGTTTTTTTACGAGTCCTTCCTCATCAACGAACAATCGAACAACGCCGGAGGGCTGGTCCGCTGGCCGGTCAAATTTCTCGTGCCTTGCGGCTTCGTCTTGCTCGCCGCGCAAGGGATCTCCCAGATCATCAAGCGCATTGCCGCGCTGCGCGGCCGGATCGCCGTCGATTCCCGCTATGAAAGGCCGCTCCAGTGA
- a CDS encoding YggT family protein produces MDVVVAPLIALVSTAVELYIWVVIIGVAASWLVHFRVINTSNRFVYYVLEFTYRATEPALRPIRRIIPDLGGIDISPVVLILALYFAKDVLVRLLAKLV; encoded by the coding sequence ATGGATGTCGTCGTCGCGCCGCTCATCGCCCTCGTTTCGACCGCGGTCGAATTATATATCTGGGTCGTGATCATCGGCGTAGCGGCAAGTTGGCTGGTGCATTTTCGCGTCATCAACACCTCCAATCGATTCGTCTATTACGTGCTCGAATTCACGTACCGGGCGACGGAGCCCGCCTTGCGTCCGATTCGACGCATAATTCCCGATCTCGGCGGCATCGACATATCCCCGGTCGTCCTGATTTTGGCGTTGTATTTCGCCAAGGACGTCCTCGTACGGCTTTTGGCGAAACTCGTTTGA